A section of the Acanthochromis polyacanthus isolate Apoly-LR-REF ecotype Palm Island chromosome 1, KAUST_Apoly_ChrSc, whole genome shotgun sequence genome encodes:
- the prima1 gene encoding proline-rich membrane anchor 1, which produces MLPTTGFQEENDCGINYFWRRLSQISPRNWRGWMVISQTVQAYVYCIHLLETLPSIIENSARGMLVQDLMPFTLSFWPFFFGHCLLSLFLLSCQGELQRSCSRTVAEKVSEQCQLACHCRRYPPLPPPPPPPPPPRLLATPVAKPVVPLLRPWWMEMDIIVLGTVGCASVVFLLSAIIICYKAIKRKPLRKEENGTSRGEYAMSIRNKKSMGTNNTVV; this is translated from the exons ATGCTACCGACAACGGGATTTCAAGAGGAAAATGATTGTGGCATAAACTATTTCTGGAGACGCCTGTCACAGATATCGCCGCGGAACTGGAGAGGGTGGATGGTTATTTCCCAAACAGTTCAAGCCTATGTATActgcattcatttgttggaaACGCTGCCTAGTATCATCGAGAACAGCGCAAGAGGAATGCTGGTCCAAGATCTAATGCCATTTACTTTAAGTTTCTGGCCTTTTTTCTTCGGTCATTGCCTTCTCTCACTGTTTTTACTCTCCTGCCAG GGAGAGCTCCAGAGGTCATGCTCACGGACTGTGGCGGAGAAAGTTAGTGAACAGTGCCAGCTGGCATGCCACTGTAGAAGAtaccctcccctccctccaccTCCGCCCCCACCGCCTCCACCGCGGCTACTGGCCACCCCAG TGGCAAAGCCCGTAGTGCCCTTGTTGAGGCCCTGGTGGATGGAGATGGACATTATAGTGCTTGGAACGGTGGGCTGTGCCTCAGTTGTCTTCCTCCTCTCAGCCATCATCATCTGCTACAAGGCTATCAAGAG GAAACCACTACGGAAAGAGGAGAACGGGACGAGTCGCGGGGAGTATGCCATGAGCATCCGTAACAAGAAATCCATGGGTACGAACAACACTGTGGTATAG